Within Candidatus Auribacterota bacterium, the genomic segment TCGGGAGTCCCGGCATGGTCACCATCATGAGACAGATCCCGAAGTACTTGTCGCCCGCGCCGAACTGGGCCACGGCGGTCTGCTCGTCGGGGTTGTTCATGAAGTTGACGAAGCGTTTGAGGATGCGCGGGTCGAACTCGAGGACATTTTTGACCACGCTCCGGTACTTGTCGTTCTCCTCCGTCTTGAGCATGTTCATGAACGCGCTGTTGTACACCCGGTGCATGCCGAGGGTCCTGACGAAGTAGCCCTCCATGAGCCAGAATGCCTCGGCGAGCAGCAGCGTGTCGGGCATCTCCTTGTTGATGCGGTCCACCACCTCCCGCCAGAACTCGCGCGGCATGAGCTTTTCGAAGTCGTCTTTGAACATCCCGTGCTCGGCTCGGGAGGGTATCCCGCCCCCCGTGCCGGGGTGCGGGAACCAGAGCCGCTGGAAGTGCCGCTTCGCGAGCGTCATCGCGGCGTCGAACCTGATGATCTGGAAGTGCCGCGCGACGCCGAGGATGAGCTGGATGACCGCTTCCCGCACGTCCTCCCTCAGGAAGTTGAGCTGAGCCGTGTCGTTCCAGGGCATGCTGGTGCCGTCGTTCCCGTGGTAGATATATTTTGTATTCCCCGTCCACCTGTCGCGTCGCATGAAGACGACCGCCGCGTCTCGCCGGCTCCAGTAGCCATCCTCGATTTGTAATGACACGCGCGGGTCATCCGACAGCTCAGGGCCGGTGAATCGGTATCCGGGGAAGGGGGGATGGTCGAGCTGGACGAACCGCTCGGGGTGCTCGATGACCCACTTCGAGTATATCCCCATATGGTTGGGGACGATATCCGTGCCGAGCCTGATTCCCCGCGCCCAGGCCCGCTCCTTGAGGGTGAGGAACGCCTGCTCGCCCCCGAGGTCGTTGCTGATCTCGTAGTCGTAGAGGGAATAGGCCGATGCGAGCGCGTCCTGGTTCCCGCAGATGTGTTTTATCTTCCGTGAGGCTGAGCTCCGCTCCCATACGCCGATGAGCCAGAGGCCCGTGAACCCCCACCGGGCCAGGATGTCGAGCTCCTCGTCGGGGATCTGGTCGAGGCGGGTGATGGGCCTCCCGTACTTCTTCGAGAGCTGGTCGAGCCAGACGTAGGTGCTCTTGGCGATGATGACGACCTGGGCCATCCACGCGCGGTCCTCGGTGAAGCGCTCGTATTCGGGAGCGTAGGCGAGCCGCGCCCATTCAGGCAGGTCGGACGCGTCCAGGTCCTTGAATCTCAGGACAAGGTTCGGTCCCTGCCCCATCAACCCTAACTTTTCTTCTTCCCTGAGGATGTCGATGGCGGTGAGCAGCCGGTAGAAGAGCTGCTCGGGGAGCAGCGCTCTCCAGTGGTCCTTGATATAGGTGAGCTGCCCCTGGAGCGAATCTCCCGCCGCCAGGATCGGCTCGCGCATGAAATCGACGAGCGGCTTGTCCGCGGGGCCGAAACCGGGCTGCTGCTGGAAGAACTGCTCGAGCGAGCTGAACAGATCCGGGTAGGCGCTCCTCTGTGCCAGATCGGCGTCGCTGAAGAGTTCGAGCATCGGGGAGAACGCCGGGTTGCTGTTGCCGAGGGCGAGGAGGAGCAGCTCCGTCGCGACGATCTGCCGGTGGGGGATCCCCTTCGTTTTTCCCCGGAGGTAGTTACGGATCGACTCCTTGCCCCGGAGGATGGTGTGGGGAGGGAAGAGTTCGACAAATTCGGCGATCGTGCCGTCCAGCCGTTCGGCGGTGATCTTCTCCCTAGCCGCCCGAAGGCCCTTCCGGAACGCGGGAGGGTTCTTAGTCGTGCAGTAGAGGAGGATGAGGTAGCGGTATATTTCGTTGATGAGCCCCGCAGCG encodes:
- a CDS encoding alpha-amylase family glycosyl hydrolase, which encodes MAKKTQGQIRRAAYFPLEFPISRARWEFYGLDKGILPERGEIRMPDFRILRELVKRIYERKDLAAFSRTPLRAGQLNAAGLINEIYRYLILLYCTTKNPPAFRKGLRAAREKITAERLDGTIAEFVELFPPHTILRGKESIRNYLRGKTKGIPHRQIVATELLLLALGNSNPAFSPMLELFSDADLAQRSAYPDLFSSLEQFFQQQPGFGPADKPLVDFMREPILAAGDSLQGQLTYIKDHWRALLPEQLFYRLLTAIDILREEEKLGLMGQGPNLVLRFKDLDASDLPEWARLAYAPEYERFTEDRAWMAQVVIIAKSTYVWLDQLSKKYGRPITRLDQIPDEELDILARWGFTGLWLIGVWERSSASRKIKHICGNQDALASAYSLYDYEISNDLGGEQAFLTLKERAWARGIRLGTDIVPNHMGIYSKWVIEHPERFVQLDHPPFPGYRFTGPELSDDPRVSLQIEDGYWSRRDAAVVFMRRDRWTGNTKYIYHGNDGTSMPWNDTAQLNFLREDVREAVIQLILGVARHFQIIRFDAAMTLAKRHFQRLWFPHPGTGGGIPSRAEHGMFKDDFEKLMPREFWREVVDRINKEMPDTLLLAEAFWLMEGYFVRTLGMHRVYNSAFMNMLKTEENDKYRSVVKNVLEFDPRILKRFVNFMNNPDEQTAVAQFGAGDKYFGICLMMVTMPGLPMFGHGQIEGFHEKYGMEYRRAYWNETPDWNLVRRHEAEIFPLMKKRHLFSEVKNFVLYDFYTPGGQVNENVFAYSNRCGSERALIVYHNKYEETSGWIRTSCGIAVDYATPKKKRVVQTTLADALGIQSGADYYYIFKDYKGNLEYIRSGRELAKKGLFTPLRAFQYCIFLDFREVRDSRSGYYRRLTESLNGRGVPSMEEALKEMIFAPIHTPFRTLVGAEMLDALLSDPARARRAFKSRTGEFLSTLKAFLHARCDERQINDGVMEQFDALLKLREITKCGGPAAEYLASGMADERGFWGIALIWLITRNLGKVRGDTDCGLASSALLDELLLGKAISRTIQEHGSDAWSAAQLTALIKILTEHHAWCDPLSADGSLDAIAQMLHEADVRLYLNVNRYDNVFWFSRERMERFLYWLFTVSVVDLMAETRGRKEIMKEMDSRYGLIARLLKNAEESGWQVEKFLALLPPPSTAAPPPVSAPRR